CCGAGGAGGCGTGGAGACCGGGCATGACCCGCGAGGGGCTCGTGGAGGCGCTCAACGACGCCATCCAGTTTCCGGGCCTGACCAACGCCTGGACCATGCCCATCCGCACCCGGATCGACATGCTGTCGACGGGCATCCGGACCCCGGTGGGCGTCAAGCTGATGGGAGACGACCTGGCCGTGCTGTCGGACCTGGCCCAGCAGGTCGCAGTGGAACTCGGTGAACTGCCGGGCACGCTCAGCGTCTTCCCCGAGAAAACCCTTGGGGGAAACTACCTCGATTTTGAAATCGACCGAGTCGAGGCGGCCCGCTACGGGATGACCGTCGGCGACGTGCAGGACATCATCATGTCGGCGGTCGGGGGCGTGGAAGTGACCCATACGGTCGAGGGCCTGGAGCGCTACCCGGTGAACATCCGCTATGCCCGGGAGTTGCGCGACGACATATCGGACCTCAGACGCATCCTGATCCCGACGCCATCGGGGGCGCAGATCCCCATCAGCCAGGTGGCCGACATACGGATCCGCAAGGGACCGTCCGGCATCAAATCGGAGAACGCCCGGCCCACGGCCTGGGTATACGTCGATCTCCGGGATACGGACATCGGCGCCTACGTCGATACCGCCCGGCAGCATATCGCGGAGCGCGTCTCGCTCCCCGTAGGGTACAGCATGGTCTGGAGCGGACAGTACGAATACCTGGAACGGGCGCAGCGCCGGCTCCAGATCGTCGTACCGGTCACCCTGGCCATCATTCTCCTGCTGCTCTATATGAACTTCAGGAACGTCGTGGACAGCATGATCGTCATGCTGTCGCTGCCCTTCGCGCTGGTGGGCGGCGTGTGGCTGATGTACCTGCTGGACTACGACTTCAGCATCGCGGTGGGCGTCGGGTTCATCGCGCTGGCCGGCGTGGCGGCGGAAACGGGGGTCGTCATGCTGCTCTATCTCAAGCAGGCGTACCAGGAACGGATAAGCCGCAACGCATTAAACACCCGGCAGGATCTCTACGAAGTGGTCATGCACGGGGCCGTGGAACGGGTGCGGCCCAAGATGATGACGGTGGCGGCCACCATGGCCGGGCTGATGCCCATCATGTGGGGGACCGGCACGGGTTCGGAGGTCATGCAGCGTATCGCGGCGCCCATGGTGGGCGGCATGGTGACTTCCACGGTACTCACGCTCGTGGTCATCCCGGTCATCTACTACATGATCAGATCGTGGGGATTGCGGAAGGCGTAGAGGGGATTTGCGTTACGGGAATCGAGCCGCGGCACCGAACTATAACCGGAATGTGGTGATCGGCCGGGTCTAATTACCTACAAAGAACCGCGCGACAATAACTCATTTCCGCCCGCGGACGTACGCCTGGAAATCCAGGTGGCGCAGGTAGACCTCGATGCACCGCCGCCCGGTGACGCAGAGATCCAGCTCGGCGAGCGCCCGGGCGGGATCGATGTACCGGATGGCCTGGCCTTCGCCCAACACCAGGTCGTCGATGGGCACTTCGATCGGGACGAGATAGAGGTGCCGCACGTCCGGGCCGTCGAAGAAGGTCGCCAGGGGGCGGTACTCGGTCACCGGGTAGCCGATCTCCTCCTCCACCTCCCGAACCAGGCCGTCGTCGGGGCTTTCGCCCTCCTCTACGTGGCCCCCGATGAGGCTCCACTGGTTCGGAAAGATGATGCGGGGGTCGTCGTCGCGGAGATTTACGAGAATGTCGCCGACAGGGTTGACCAGCATGGCGGAGGAAATGGTGGACACGGGACTGCTTCTCTCTGAACGGTGCTACTAATCGTTGGACGACACGGCTGTTTTCCGCTGAACGCTACTACTTCTCGATAGAGCCGGCTACTTGCTGTTGGACACGGCTGCCTTCCGCTAAACGCGGCTACTTTTCATTAGACCCGGCTGCGTCCTGTTGGACGCGGCTGCTTTCCGCTAAGCCCGGCTACTTACCGTTGGACCCGCCAGCCTTTTGCTGGAGGCGGTACAGGGCGTTCATGGCTTCGACCGGGGTCATGAGATCCAGGTCCAGTTCCTTGATGTCCTCGACGACTGGATGGTCCGCGGGTACGAACAGGCTGAGCTGGTAGTCGCCGCCTTCCGGCTTCGGCCTGCCGTGGTGCGGCGTACCGGCCGTGCCGGACTCGCCATCGACGCCTCCCAGCCCACCTGGCGCCAGTTCCTCGTCCTCCAGGTTGGCCAGGATGACCCGGGCCCGCTCGATCACGCTGCGCGGCAGTCCGGCCATGCGCGCCACCTGGATCCCGTAACTCCGGTCGCTCCCACCGGGCATCACCTTGCGCAGGAATACGATCTGGTCGTTCTGTTCGCGGATGGCCACGTTGTAGTTGGCGATGCGGTCGAGGGACGACGCCAGTTCGATCAGCTCGTGGTAGTGGGTGGCGAAGAGGGTCTTGGCGGTCCGTCCGGGCGTATTGTGGAGGTACTCCGTCACCGCCCAGGCGATGCTCAGGCCGTCGAAAGTGCTCGTCCCCCGGCCGATTTCGTCGAGTAGGACGAGGCTGTCCGGCGTCGCGTTGTTGAGGATGTTCGCGGTCTCGTTCATCTCGACGAGAAACGTGCTTTCGCCCCGGGCCAGGTTGTCCGAGGCGCCCACCCGCGTGAAGATTCGGTCCACGATGCCGATCCGCGCGGACCGCGCCGGGACGAAGGAGCCCACCTGGGCCATGAGGACGATGAGGCCCACCTGGCGGAGATAGGTGCTCTTCCCGGCCATGTTCGGCCCGGTGATCAGGGCGATCTGCTTGGTCCGGGAATCGAACTGCGTATCATTCGGCACGAAGGGTTCGCCCCGCAGCAGTTGCTCCACCACCGGGTGGCGGCCGTCGTCGATCTCCAGGACCGATCCGTCATCGATTTCCGGCGCCACGTAGTCGTTCTGGACGGCCAATTCGGCCAGCGCGGTCAGGAAGTCGAGCTGCGCGATGGCCCGGGCGTTGCCCTGGATCTCGCCCAGGCTCCCGGCCACCTCTTCCCTCAATTCGAGGAAGAGGGCGTATTCCAACTCTCCGATCTTCTCCTCGGCACCCAGGATCTTCTCTTCGTATTCCTTCAGCTCCGGCGTGATGAACCGCTCCGCGTTGCGCATGGTCTGCTTGCGGATGTACTCGCCTTCGAGCCGGTCCAGGTTCGGTTTCGTGACTTCGATGTAGTAGCCGAAGACCCGGTTGTAATCGACCTTGAGAGACTGTATCCCGGTGCGTTCCCGCTCCTTCTGCTGCAGTTCGGCGATCCAGCGCTTGCCGCCCGAACTGATCACGCGCAGGTCGTCCAGGTCTTTGTTGTATCCCGCGCGGATGAGTCCGCCTTCCGTCAGCGACAGGGGCGGCTCGTCCACCAGGGCCCGGTCCAGTTTTTCGGCCAGGGGTTTCAGTTCGCGCAACCCGTCCCGGAGGCCGGCCAGCAATTCGGCTTTGAGGCTGGAGAGCATCTCCTTGATCACCGGTATCGCGTGCAGGGCCTGCTTCAACGCAATCAGGTCGCGGGCATTCGCGCGCTCCGACCCGACGCGGGCGGCCAGCCGCTCCATGTCCCCCAGCGACTTCAGGCGGCCGGCAAACTCGTCCCGGGTCTCGTGGTCTTCGTAGAGTTCGCCCACCGCGCCCTGGCGGGCCAGAATGGCGGAGACGGAGACGAGCGGACGGGTAACGGCCTGGCGCATGAAGCGCGCGCCCATTGGGGTGTAGGTCCGGTCCATCACCGAGAGGAGCGTGCCTTCGCGGCCGCCGTCCCGCAAGGAGGTGATCAGCTCCAGGTTGCGCTGGGTCGCCGTATCCATCAGCATCGAGTCCGACACGTCGTATCGCGCCATCGACTTCAGGTGGGCCAAACGGTTCTTCTGGGTTTCCCGCAAGTAGACCAGCATGCCGCCCGCCGCAGAGACGCCGGCGGTCATTTCATCGCACCCGAAACCCTTGAGCGTCAACACCTCGAAATGGTCGAGGAGCGTCTCGAGCGCGTAGTCGTAGGAAAAGGCCCATTCTTCCAGGCGGCTTATCGCGATGTCGGGGAAACGGGGTTCGAGGAGGGCCCCGGCCTGCTCCGCCCGGTCGTAGGATACGATCGCCTCGGTGGGATCCAGGCGGTTCAGCTCGCTGAGCAGGTCGTCCTCGTCAAGCTCCGCCGCGCGGAACTCGCCGGTGGACAGATCGAGAAAGGCCAGGCCGTAGACGTCCTGCCCGAAGGTCAGCGCGACCATGTAGTTGTTCTCGCCGGGATCAAGGGTCTGCGCCAGCATCGACGTGCCCGGCGTAACGACTTCCACCACGTCCCGCTTGACCACGCCGCGGGCCTTCTTCGGATCTTCGACCTGTTCGCAGACGGCCACCTTGTATCCGGACCCGACGAGTTCGGCGATGTACTTCTCCACGGCATGGTAGGGCACGCCGGCAAGCGGCGTCTTTTCCCCGCCGCCCGAGCCCGAGTTTCGCGCCGTGAGCGTAATGCCCAATTCGCGCGAGACCAGTTTGGCGTCATCGCCGAAGGTCTCGTAGAAATCCCCCATGCGGAAGAAGAGAATCGCATCCTTGTGCTGATCCTTCATCCTGGCGTACTGCGCCATGGCGGGTGTGAGGGTTCCGGCGGGTCGGGTCATGGGCAAGGCTGGATTGGCCGGCTTCAGGGCGGCCCGGGAAAACCGGCATTACGCTCGGGGATGCCGCGGGTTTTCCGCTTGATGCTACGCTGCTCAGGGCCATGTGTGGCAGTTGATCTGACGATGTGGAACCATAGTCAAATCAGCCCTTCGAGTCAAGGTGTTTCTCCAGCATTCCAGCACCTGGAAAAGTCCCGCCTGAAGGGAAGATTCGGCCATCGAAGAAGGCCGGATTTTCTTGTGAAGTCATCCCCGACTTGATTACAAAAATCCACCCCCGGCCGGAGTCGCGCGGAACACAAACACTCCTTGACATTTAAGGCGTAAAAACGGAGTTTCCAAAGAGCCGCAGGACAGACGCGGCCCGGTAACACACGGATTTGAAACGACTGATATCGAAAGCGATATGAACATGGGCTATGTGCCCAGGATACTCGCCTTTGCGGGCAGTGCGCGGAGCGGATCGTTCAACGGGAAGCTGGTCCGCATCGCCGCCCGGGGAGCGGAAGAAGCCGGCGCCGTGGTCGACCTGGTCGATCTGCGCGACTATCCCATGCCGTTGTACGACGGCGATTTGGAGGAAAGGGAAGGAATACCGGAGCACGCCGCGCGGTTCAAGGCCCTTATGACGGCCTGCCAAGGCCTGCTGATCGCCGCGCCGGAGTACAACAGCTCGATTACGCCGCTCCTCAAGAACACGATCGACTGGGCGTCGCGGCCCGCGTCCGGCGAGAAGATGCTGGTGGCCTTCCTGAACAAGACCGCCGCGTTGATGAGCGCGTCGCCGGGATCACTGGGCGGTCTACGGGGACTGGTGCACGTCCGGTCGATACTGAGCAACATCCACGTGCTGGTCCTGCCGGATCAGGTGGCGGTGCCAGGTGCCTTCGGGGCGTTTGCCGATGACGACCGGTTGAAGGAGGAGAAGCGGCAGGCTGCCGTGGAGGGACTGGGACGTAAGCTGGCGGAGACCCTGGTGAAACTGCACGGCAACGTGTAGCGACAGGGGGCCGCGGCGCGGCAGGATAGGGAGTTGCAGCACGTGGGGATAGGGCGCGGGGACTGAATGCGAATCGCGTCACCGCGGAAAGCAGCCTATTGCCCCACCAAGGGCGGGAAGCGCCTTACTGCGCCAGCAGGGGCAGGACGGCGGTCTCCAGGTTTTCGTAGGACATCATGCCTACGCGCTTATTCCGGACCGTCCCTTCCCTGTCGATGATGAAGGTGGTCGGAATGCCGTAGACCCCGCCGAACTTCGCGGCGGACATCCCGTCGGTATCGATGAGCGTTAGATAGGTCATGTCCATTTCCTCGACAAAGGGCCTCACGATATCCGCGCCTTCTTTGTCGAGAGCGATGCCGATGACCTTGACGCCCTGGTCGCCGTATTTCTCATGGAAAGCCTGGAAGTCCGGGATTTCTTCGACGCAGGGACCACACCAGGTGGCCCAGAAATTGACGACGCGGACCTGATTTTCGAACTGCGTGATGGTCACTTCGTTTTCATCGAGGTCCTTCAGTGCGAAATCCAGCTCCACCGAGAACGCATCCGATGGTATGGACTCATCTGACGAATACATGACGGGGACGCTGGCCGGGTCGTTTTCACCCAGGATAGCGGTGATCAGGCCGGCCACGATCAGGAGCGCGGCGAGGATGTAGATGACGTTGGGGCGTGATTTCGTTTCCATAATTTCACTCGCCTTGGAAGGGTGGATACGGCCCACAATCGGTCTGTCGCAGTTGATGTAAGATAGCAGGGAAACGCACGCAAGGCAAGGGAATTAGGGGCGAAGAAGATGCGGATAACACGACGGAATATCCCGATGATGGGCACGTTTGCGACGATCATTGCGCTTGCGATGATCGTCTCTCCAGGAACGGCGGAATCACAGGAGGGTGAGCGGGTGGACCACTCCGTGTACGACGGATTGTTGAAGAAGTATGTGGACGACAGGGGCATGATCGACTACCGCACCTGGAAAGCCCGCGACGTGGGGACGCTGGACGGCTACCTGGAGATGCTCAAAGGCGTCGATCCCGAAGGGCTCAGGGACCGGAACGAGGTGTTCGCCTTCTGGATCAATACCTACAACGCGCTGACCATCCGGGGCATGCTGCACTTCTATCCGACCAGCAGCATCAAGAACCACGTCAGCCTGCTCGGGTACAGCATCTGGAAGGACTACAAGATCGACATCCGCGGAAAGGAATACTCGCTGGACGACATCGAGCACAAGATCCTGCGCAAGATGGACGAACCGCTGATTCACTTCGCCCTCGTGTGCGCCTCCATAGGTTGCCCGCCGCTGATGACCGAAGCGTTCACGGCGGAAGACATGGACCGGCAACTGCGGGAGAATACCCTTGTTTTCTTCGCGGATCCCAGTAAGTTTCGGGCCGATTCGGAGAACCGGACCGTGTGGCTTTCGCCGATCATGGACTGGTACAAGGACGATTTCGGGAAGAACCGGCGTGAGCTCCTGGATTACATTGCTCCCTACGTCCCGGACGACGCGGCCCGCGCCTTGCTGAAACGGGAAGACGTGGACATCGACTACCTGCACTATGACTGGGGAATCAACGAGCAGCGAGGTGGTTGAAACGGCTGCACGCGGGGCCGGCGGCGGGACTCATTGCTTTAATTCTCCCGCTGCTGAACGGAATACTGAGCGCTCCGCTGAGCGGAACGCCTCATAACGGATTG
Above is a genomic segment from Gemmatimonadota bacterium containing:
- a CDS encoding DUF547 domain-containing protein; the encoded protein is MMGTFATIIALAMIVSPGTAESQEGERVDHSVYDGLLKKYVDDRGMIDYRTWKARDVGTLDGYLEMLKGVDPEGLRDRNEVFAFWINTYNALTIRGMLHFYPTSSIKNHVSLLGYSIWKDYKIDIRGKEYSLDDIEHKILRKMDEPLIHFALVCASIGCPPLMTEAFTAEDMDRQLRENTLVFFADPSKFRADSENRTVWLSPIMDWYKDDFGKNRRELLDYIAPYVPDDAARALLKREDVDIDYLHYDWGINEQRGG
- a CDS encoding NAD(P)H-dependent oxidoreductase, whose protein sequence is MGYVPRILAFAGSARSGSFNGKLVRIAARGAEEAGAVVDLVDLRDYPMPLYDGDLEEREGIPEHAARFKALMTACQGLLIAAPEYNSSITPLLKNTIDWASRPASGEKMLVAFLNKTAALMSASPGSLGGLRGLVHVRSILSNIHVLVLPDQVAVPGAFGAFADDDRLKEEKRQAAVEGLGRKLAETLVKLHGNV
- the mutS gene encoding DNA mismatch repair protein MutS gives rise to the protein MTRPAGTLTPAMAQYARMKDQHKDAILFFRMGDFYETFGDDAKLVSRELGITLTARNSGSGGGEKTPLAGVPYHAVEKYIAELVGSGYKVAVCEQVEDPKKARGVVKRDVVEVVTPGTSMLAQTLDPGENNYMVALTFGQDVYGLAFLDLSTGEFRAAELDEDDLLSELNRLDPTEAIVSYDRAEQAGALLEPRFPDIAISRLEEWAFSYDYALETLLDHFEVLTLKGFGCDEMTAGVSAAGGMLVYLRETQKNRLAHLKSMARYDVSDSMLMDTATQRNLELITSLRDGGREGTLLSVMDRTYTPMGARFMRQAVTRPLVSVSAILARQGAVGELYEDHETRDEFAGRLKSLGDMERLAARVGSERANARDLIALKQALHAIPVIKEMLSSLKAELLAGLRDGLRELKPLAEKLDRALVDEPPLSLTEGGLIRAGYNKDLDDLRVISSGGKRWIAELQQKERERTGIQSLKVDYNRVFGYYIEVTKPNLDRLEGEYIRKQTMRNAERFITPELKEYEEKILGAEEKIGELEYALFLELREEVAGSLGEIQGNARAIAQLDFLTALAELAVQNDYVAPEIDDGSVLEIDDGRHPVVEQLLRGEPFVPNDTQFDSRTKQIALITGPNMAGKSTYLRQVGLIVLMAQVGSFVPARSARIGIVDRIFTRVGASDNLARGESTFLVEMNETANILNNATPDSLVLLDEIGRGTSTFDGLSIAWAVTEYLHNTPGRTAKTLFATHYHELIELASSLDRIANYNVAIREQNDQIVFLRKVMPGGSDRSYGIQVARMAGLPRSVIERARVILANLEDEELAPGGLGGVDGESGTAGTPHHGRPKPEGGDYQLSLFVPADHPVVEDIKELDLDLMTPVEAMNALYRLQQKAGGSNGK
- a CDS encoding TlpA disulfide reductase family protein yields the protein METKSRPNVIYILAALLIVAGLITAILGENDPASVPVMYSSDESIPSDAFSVELDFALKDLDENEVTITQFENQVRVVNFWATWCGPCVEEIPDFQAFHEKYGDQGVKVIGIALDKEGADIVRPFVEEMDMTYLTLIDTDGMSAAKFGGVYGIPTTFIIDREGTVRNKRVGMMSYENLETAVLPLLAQ
- a CDS encoding NUDIX domain-containing protein, with the translated sequence MSTISSAMLVNPVGDILVNLRDDDPRIIFPNQWSLIGGHVEEGESPDDGLVREVEEEIGYPVTEYRPLATFFDGPDVRHLYLVPIEVPIDDLVLGEGQAIRYIDPARALAELDLCVTGRRCIEVYLRHLDFQAYVRGRK